A window of the Nycticebus coucang isolate mNycCou1 chromosome 3, mNycCou1.pri, whole genome shotgun sequence genome harbors these coding sequences:
- the LOC128581014 gene encoding olfactory receptor 1361-like, whose protein sequence is MFTEEVNLTQVSEFLLLGFSEDPGQQQLLFIFFLSTYVVTALGNLLIMLAISSDTRLHTPMYFFLANLAFVDICFTSTTIPKMLVNHVSGCKGIPYAGCLTQMFFFIWFAGIDSFLLTAMAYDRYAAICHPLHYARTVTAQLCGLLVAASWTSAFGNALIHTVLLTRLSFCTHNRVPHFFCDLSPLLKLACSDTFLNNLMVYTVGALPIITPFVGILVSYTRIFGAVLRIPSAGGKRKAFSTCGSHLSVVSLFYGTLIRVYFSPMSSHTAQKDTAAAVMYTVVTPMLNPFIYSLRNSDMKSALGTLISWKPNVIQ, encoded by the coding sequence ATGTTTACAGAAGAGGTGAACCTCACCCAGGTCTCGGAGTTCCTGCTTCTGGGCTTCTCGGAGGACCCTGGGCAGCAGCAGCTGCTGTTCATCTTCTTCCTGAGCACATATGTAGTCACAGCTCTAGGGAACCTGCTCATCATGCTGGCCATCTCCAGCGACACCCGGCTTCACACTCCCATGTACTTCTTTCTGGCCAATCTGGCCTTTGTGGACATCTGCTTCACCTCCACCACCATCCCCAAGATGCTTGTCAACCACGTGTCAGGATGCAAAGGGATCCCTTACGCAGGCTGCCTGACCCAAATGTTCTTCTTCATCTGGTTTGCTGGCATCGACAGCTTCCTGCTGACCGCTATGGCCTATGACCGCTATGCGGCCATCTGTCACCCTCTGCATTATGCCAGGACTGTGACGGCACAGCTCTGTGGTCTCCTGGTGGCGGCATCCTGGACCTCTGCCTTCGGGAACGCCCTGATCCACACAGTCTTACTGACCCGCCTCTCATTCTGCACCCACAACCGGGTCCCCCATTTCTTCTGCGATCTGAGCCCTCTGCTGAAGCTGGCCTGCTCAGACACCTTTCTCAACAACCTGATGGTGTACACCGTGGGCGCCCTGCCGATCATCACCCCTTTTGTGGGCATCTTAGTCTCCTACACACGCATCTTTGGGGCGGTGCTGAGGATCCCGTCTGCAGGTGGGAAACGGAAAGCCTTCTCCACCTGTGGTTCTCACCTCTCTGTGGTGTCCCTGTTCTATGGGACACTCATAAGGGTCTATTTCAGCCCCATGTCCTCCCACACGGCCCAGAAGGACACGGCTGCTGCAGTGATGTACACCGTGGTCACCCCAATGCTGAACCCTTTTATCTATAGCCTACGTAACAGCGACATGAAGAGTGCGTTAGGTACCCTCATCAGCTGGAAACCAAATGTTATCCAGTAA